From a region of the Prosthecobacter debontii genome:
- a CDS encoding class I SAM-dependent methyltransferase yields MSADSSTLVSGTSGLVGENLSIIVCRNSQGAEVRGTVHRLSRHLAVFEVYNPYSILQLSEVLTDFRVTVNDRMLYSGRAVITNLVNTGIMLILEVSLDDEAWIDVDVFNPVQQQERLVAEFTEFLQQTERTYKVWPDFKVVVADMQTLLTDLRRWMEQVELGVRSMPAGDRHQAEIEIIQKLEAPVVPIVLPLMRRFEDIANQIPQDIQPVHRSYIKRQLHPLVLCAPFVYRTYAKPLGYAGDYEMVSMMLRDPYEGSSVFAKLLNKLYLEIPPVIAHRNRIIYLVEQLTAETQRATQLRGRARIYNLGCGPAQEIQRFLKSDVADTACFDLLDFNDETLESTSGVLGEIKIENRRSTEIQFEKRSVHQILKEAGRPNPATQGQYDVVYCAGLFDYLSDRICRRLLEIFYDMLAPGGLLIATNVHTSNPWRNWMEYLAEWHLVYRDEEQFLKLAPSRAPAGASSVKAEETGVNIFLEVRKPGS; encoded by the coding sequence ATGTCCGCAGATTCCTCAACATTAGTGTCCGGCACCTCCGGACTTGTAGGAGAGAACCTCAGCATCATTGTGTGCAGGAACAGTCAGGGTGCAGAGGTGCGTGGCACCGTGCATCGACTGAGTCGACACTTGGCTGTTTTTGAAGTTTATAATCCCTACAGTATTCTCCAGCTTTCCGAGGTGCTTACGGATTTCCGAGTTACTGTGAATGACCGGATGCTTTATTCGGGGCGCGCTGTTATTACCAATCTAGTGAATACGGGGATCATGCTGATCCTTGAAGTGTCTCTTGATGATGAGGCCTGGATTGACGTTGATGTATTTAATCCAGTTCAGCAGCAGGAGCGATTGGTTGCGGAGTTTACTGAGTTTTTACAGCAGACCGAACGCACCTATAAAGTTTGGCCAGATTTCAAGGTGGTGGTGGCGGATATGCAGACGCTTCTTACCGATCTGCGCCGCTGGATGGAGCAGGTCGAGTTAGGTGTCCGCTCTATGCCTGCGGGGGACCGTCACCAAGCGGAAATTGAGATCATTCAAAAACTGGAAGCTCCTGTTGTTCCGATCGTTTTGCCGTTAATGCGCCGTTTCGAGGATATTGCCAATCAGATTCCTCAAGACATTCAGCCTGTGCATCGCAGTTACATCAAGCGTCAGTTGCATCCGCTTGTTCTGTGCGCGCCCTTCGTCTATCGCACCTATGCCAAACCGCTCGGCTATGCGGGAGATTACGAAATGGTGAGCATGATGCTCCGGGATCCCTATGAAGGGAGTTCTGTTTTCGCTAAACTCCTGAACAAGCTCTATCTGGAGATTCCGCCGGTGATCGCTCACCGCAATCGTATCATTTACTTGGTGGAACAGTTGACGGCGGAAACACAACGCGCCACGCAATTGCGCGGCAGAGCGCGAATCTATAACCTGGGATGTGGCCCTGCTCAGGAGATTCAGAGATTCCTGAAATCGGATGTCGCGGATACGGCTTGCTTTGACCTCTTGGATTTCAACGATGAAACCCTGGAAAGCACCAGTGGCGTTCTCGGTGAGATCAAGATCGAGAATCGTCGATCAACGGAGATTCAGTTCGAAAAGCGATCCGTGCATCAGATTTTGAAAGAGGCGGGTCGTCCAAATCCGGCGACTCAGGGGCAATACGACGTGGTGTATTGTGCCGGTTTGTTCGATTACCTTTCGGATCGTATCTGCCGCCGCCTGCTGGAGATTTTTTACGACATGTTGGCTCCTGGGGGGCTTTTGATTGCCACCAATGTTCATACCAGCAACCCCTGGCGGAACTGGATGGAGTATTTGGCGGAATGGCATCTCGTCTATCGCGATGAAGAGCAATTTTTGAAACTAGCTCCCTCTCGAGCTCCTGCTGGCGCTTCGTCAGTAAAGGCAGAAGAAACAGGCGTGAATATCTTTTTGGAGGTGAGAAAACCGGGCTCTTGA
- a CDS encoding NAD(P)/FAD-dependent oxidoreductase has protein sequence MTNRLPQIVIVGAGPAGCTLAAFLAQRGLSCVVFDDDKRPDLLVGESLIPGVVPVFRQLGIEDRVAEISVRKPGASFFVTGDGPRIHFSFKNVEGHLPPYSFNSPRPELDNLLRLRAEELGAKFIHARAEVIASEQMGHPTVRLSETSLKQAGLPLDAQPLLIDASGRARCFARAMQIPAIRGGRDDIAYFAHYEDFDHDEVEPGQVIISVLKAGWSWRIPLPGRLSVGIVVDKDHAKTLGTTAEERLETALREEPMLAAKGRRAKRLTPVMTYTNYQLLSTQGYGPGWVLLGDAFGFVDPMLSPGLFMSLEGARQLDACVFAKGADILNHPQALQKALAAYSRRIVQWHHAWTELVNYFYDGRIFRIHLAGKNLAMKPSPFNLASIMERHSTFHIASMASGGYTRSLYSRSLMRLLSKYLVWQVPAAENFAVKKAWPHERGQAA, from the coding sequence ATGACAAATCGTCTGCCCCAAATCGTGATTGTAGGCGCGGGTCCAGCGGGCTGCACGCTAGCCGCATTCCTGGCTCAGCGTGGCCTTTCCTGTGTGGTGTTTGATGATGACAAGCGCCCCGACCTCTTGGTCGGGGAGTCACTCATCCCTGGTGTTGTCCCCGTTTTTCGCCAACTCGGCATCGAAGACCGTGTCGCGGAGATCTCCGTCAGAAAGCCAGGAGCTTCGTTTTTTGTGACGGGTGATGGCCCTAGAATTCACTTTAGTTTCAAGAATGTCGAAGGTCACCTCCCCCCCTATTCTTTTAACAGTCCACGGCCAGAATTGGACAACCTGCTTCGCCTGAGAGCTGAAGAACTCGGTGCCAAATTCATTCATGCACGGGCTGAGGTGATCGCCTCAGAACAGATGGGACATCCGACGGTCCGGCTCTCTGAGACCAGTCTGAAGCAGGCGGGTTTACCACTCGATGCTCAGCCGCTGCTGATCGATGCCAGTGGACGCGCTCGTTGTTTTGCCCGGGCGATGCAGATTCCAGCCATCCGTGGCGGCAGGGATGATATTGCCTATTTTGCTCACTACGAAGACTTCGACCATGATGAGGTGGAGCCCGGCCAAGTGATCATTTCTGTGCTCAAAGCGGGATGGAGTTGGCGTATCCCCCTGCCCGGTCGTCTTTCAGTCGGCATTGTCGTGGATAAAGACCATGCCAAAACATTAGGCACGACTGCGGAAGAACGCTTGGAAACGGCACTGCGTGAGGAGCCTATGCTGGCGGCCAAAGGCCGTCGCGCTAAACGCCTCACGCCCGTCATGACCTACACGAACTACCAATTGCTCTCCACACAAGGTTATGGACCAGGGTGGGTTCTGCTGGGGGATGCCTTTGGTTTCGTGGACCCCATGTTATCGCCGGGGCTCTTCATGTCCTTGGAAGGAGCCCGCCAATTGGATGCCTGTGTCTTTGCAAAAGGTGCGGACATCCTGAACCATCCCCAGGCTCTCCAGAAAGCCCTAGCCGCCTACAGCCGCCGCATCGTGCAGTGGCACCATGCTTGGACCGAGTTGGTGAATTATTTTTACGATGGGCGCATCTTCCGCATCCATCTTGCGGGCAAGAATCTCGCGATGAAGCCCTCCCCCTTTAATCTAGCCAGCATTATGGAGAGGCATTCCACCTTCCACATCGCCAGCATGGCTTCCGGCGGCTACACACGCTCCCTTTACAGCCGCAGCTTGATGCGTCTGCTCTCGAAATATCTCGTCTGGCAAGTGCCTGCGGCAGAGAACTTCGCGGTCAAAAAAGCCTGGCCCCATGAACGAGGCCAAGCTGCCTGA
- a CDS encoding 3-keto-disaccharide hydrolase codes for MKVSLLYTLLTLACGSLCAGDAVSLFDGQTLNGWTGADGAAPGAGWVIEGGVLHLNGTPGGNLLSEKEYTDFDLEWEWKVEDGGNNGIKYWVAKIGSKEWLGIEYQMIDDEKHPDGKRGGSHTTASIYDIKEPAADKPLNPPGQWNSSRVVVQAGKIQHWLNGQLVCEADTTSDDWKARIAASKFKSKVGFAPGKGRLMLTDHHDKVWIRSIKIKEL; via the coding sequence ATGAAAGTCTCGTTGCTCTATACATTACTCACGCTGGCCTGCGGTTCTCTGTGCGCTGGTGATGCCGTTTCCCTATTTGATGGTCAGACCTTGAATGGCTGGACGGGAGCTGACGGTGCTGCCCCTGGAGCAGGGTGGGTGATCGAGGGCGGTGTCCTGCATTTGAATGGCACGCCAGGGGGCAATTTGCTGTCTGAAAAAGAATACACCGACTTCGATCTCGAGTGGGAGTGGAAGGTGGAAGACGGCGGTAACAACGGCATCAAATACTGGGTGGCCAAGATCGGTAGCAAGGAGTGGCTGGGCATTGAGTATCAGATGATTGATGATGAGAAGCACCCGGACGGTAAGCGTGGCGGCAGCCACACCACAGCTTCCATCTATGACATCAAAGAGCCGGCCGCTGATAAGCCTCTGAATCCCCCTGGCCAATGGAACAGCAGCCGCGTTGTTGTGCAGGCGGGCAAGATCCAGCATTGGCTGAATGGTCAACTGGTGTGTGAAGCGGATACTACGTCAGACGACTGGAAGGCGCGTATTGCCGCGAGTAAATTTAAAAGTAAGGTGGGTTTCGCTCCTGGCAAAGGCCGCCTGATGCTCACGGATCATCATGACAAAGTCTGGATCCGCAGCATCAAGATCAAAGAGCTGTAA